In one window of Candidatus Scalindua sp. DNA:
- the nifU gene encoding Fe-S cluster assembly scaffold protein NifU: MAGPYSEKVMDHFMNPRNMGEITDADAVGTVGNPACGDVMRLYIKVADDKITDAKFKTFGCGAAIATSSMATEMIKEKTMEEALQITNEAVAEALDGLPANKMHCSVLAQEAIEAAIKNYREKGAK; this comes from the coding sequence ATGGCTGGTCCTTATAGTGAAAAAGTGATGGATCATTTTATGAACCCCCGGAACATGGGTGAAATAACGGATGCCGATGCTGTCGGGACGGTAGGTAATCCGGCTTGTGGTGATGTGATGAGGCTCTACATCAAAGTAGCAGATGATAAAATTACAGATGCTAAATTTAAGACTTTTGGTTGTGGCGCGGCTATTGCGACGAGCAGTATGGCAACTGAGATGATAAAGGAGAAGACAATGGAAGAGGCTTTGCAGATTACAAACGAGGCTGTTGCAGAAGCTTTAGATGGTTTGCCAGCAAATAAGATGCACTGTTCCGTTTTGGCTCAGGAAGCTATTGAGGCTGCGATTAAAAATTACAGAGAGAAAGGTGCTAAGTAA
- the hisJ gene encoding histidinol-phosphatase HisJ — MIDYHTHTSLCGHATGKMDDYVKEALRCGLDELGFSDHLPMKGGKENNLTMKMEELPVYVGEVERLRSVFPDIRIKLGIEADYIPGNEPYLREILARYKFDYVIGSVHYIGNWAFDHPDERDRWNNTEAESVYANYFDLLRKSARSGLFDIIGHSDLVKKFGNRSKADLSHELNETAQVFAKHDVAVEINTSGLRKPVGEMYPSEEILIVYQKYNIPIVFGSDAHMPEEVGKDFDKAVFLARQCGYESYVTFKQRERAVCNFLD; from the coding sequence ATGATCGACTATCATACACACACAAGTTTATGCGGACACGCTACGGGCAAAATGGACGATTACGTCAAAGAGGCTTTGCGGTGTGGGCTCGATGAGCTAGGCTTTAGCGACCATTTGCCAATGAAAGGTGGTAAAGAGAATAACCTCACAATGAAAATGGAAGAGCTGCCCGTGTATGTGGGAGAGGTTGAGCGGCTCCGCAGTGTTTTTCCTGATATTCGTATTAAATTAGGGATAGAGGCAGACTATATTCCCGGTAACGAGCCCTATTTGAGGGAGATCCTGGCGAGATATAAGTTTGATTATGTGATAGGGTCTGTTCATTATATTGGAAACTGGGCATTTGACCATCCGGACGAAAGAGATCGCTGGAACAATACTGAAGCGGAGTCTGTTTATGCGAACTATTTTGATTTGCTTCGGAAATCTGCCCGTTCCGGGCTTTTTGATATCATAGGGCATAGTGACCTTGTTAAAAAGTTTGGTAACCGTTCCAAAGCTGATCTCTCACATGAGTTGAATGAGACTGCGCAGGTCTTTGCAAAGCATGATGTAGCAGTAGAGATCAACACATCTGGTTTAAGAAAACCGGTGGGAGAGATGTATCCATCTGAAGAAATTCTCATCGTTTACCAAAAGTACAATATACCGATTGTTTTTGGTTCTGATGCGCATATGCCTGAGGAAGTCGGTAAAGATTTTGACAAGGCCGTGTTTCTTGCAAGGCAATGTGGTTATGAGAGTTACGTTACCTTTAAACAAAGAGAAAGAGCTGTGTGTAACTTTCTGGATTAG
- a CDS encoding ferritin family protein — translation MATNTLKDIIDTAIRNETDAYEFYLHAVDVVKDPAAKVLLKEFADIEWKHKIRLENFNLDEIADEHHTVHHPQHDFNLSQYLMDKEITQDSTVQDVMIHAMKREESAYNFYNDMSKVVTSIDVKNLFEALAAEELSHKVRIETEYDDVIYKEF, via the coding sequence ATGGCAACTAACACATTGAAAGATATCATAGATACAGCAATTCGAAATGAAACGGATGCGTACGAATTTTATTTGCATGCTGTAGATGTGGTAAAAGACCCTGCAGCGAAGGTTCTGCTCAAGGAATTTGCGGATATTGAATGGAAGCATAAAATCAGGCTTGAAAATTTTAATTTAGATGAAATCGCTGATGAACATCATACGGTGCATCACCCGCAACACGATTTCAACCTGAGCCAGTATCTCATGGATAAAGAGATTACTCAGGATTCTACCGTTCAGGATGTAATGATTCATGCAATGAAGAGGGAGGAGTCTGCCTATAACTTTTATAACGACATGTCAAAGGTTGTTACCAGTATCGATGTAAAGAACCTTTTTGAAGCGCTGGCTGCGGAAGAATTAAGCCACAAGGTGAGGATTGAAACGGAGTATGATGATGTGATCTACAAGGAGTTTTAA
- a CDS encoding TlpA family protein disulfide reductase, producing the protein METRIAMRKLYVVSLCIVTINLFNLCHGEYIVCAGTETGINVGQKAPNFTLPNVDGSEFELEAFSKDKNVLLVFSATWCQACRHEIPLIKNFYNEFRDEGLGIVVIDIGESRSKVKSFVKEREINYNVILDEMADVAKIFKVTAIPLNIVLDKRGIIIYKDNAPPDKDFIQGLFVN; encoded by the coding sequence ATGGAAACCAGAATAGCCATGCGGAAGCTTTATGTTGTGTCGCTGTGTATTGTAACAATAAACCTTTTCAATCTTTGCCATGGGGAATATATCGTATGCGCTGGAACAGAAACAGGGATAAATGTAGGCCAGAAAGCCCCGAATTTTACCTTGCCGAATGTCGACGGAAGCGAATTCGAGCTGGAAGCTTTCAGTAAAGATAAGAATGTATTATTGGTCTTCAGCGCAACATGGTGTCAAGCCTGCAGACATGAGATCCCGCTTATCAAAAACTTTTACAATGAGTTCAGGGATGAGGGCCTTGGTATAGTAGTTATTGATATTGGAGAAAGCAGATCGAAGGTGAAATCGTTTGTAAAAGAGAGAGAGATAAACTATAATGTGATCCTCGATGAAATGGCGGATGTGGCAAAAATCTTTAAGGTTACTGCGATACCTCTCAATATTGTTCTGGATAAGAGAGGCATTATAATCTACAAAGATAATGCTCCGCCTGACAAAGATTTTATCCAGGGCCTATTTGTCAATTAA